The DNA region ctgtaccccctccaaagctaatatatcctttcttaaataagcggaccaaaattgaacacagtaGTTGCagaatgacctccctgcttttatactccatccctctcgcgataaaggccaacattccatttgccttcttgattacctgctgcacctgcaaactgagtttttgtgattcatgaacaaggacccccaggtccctctgcacagtagcatgctgtaatttttcaccgtttaaataatagtccattttactattattccttccaaagtggataacctcacacttaccaacgttatactccatctgccagatccttgcccactcacttagaaccatagaaaattacagctcagaaacaggccttttggcccttcttggctgtgctgaaccattttttgcctagtcccactgacctgcacttggaccatatccctccacacccctctcatccatgaacccgtccaagtttttcttaaatgttaaaagtgacctcgcatttaccactttatccggcagctcattccacactcccaccactctctgcgtgaagaagccccctctaatattccctttaaacttttctcctttcacccttaacccatgccctctggttcttttctcccctagcctcagcggaaaaagcctgcttgcattcactctatctatacccatcaaaatcttatacacctctatcaaatctcccctcaatcttctacgctccagggaataaagtcccaacctattcaatctctctctgtaactcagcttctcaagtcccggcaacatccttgtaaaccttctctgcactctttcaatcttatttacatccttcctgtaactaggtgaccaaaactgtacacaatactccaaattcggcctcaccaatgccttatataaccttaccataacacaccaacttttatactcaatactccgatttataaaggccaatgtaccaaaggcactctttacgaccctatccttagcctatccaaatctgtctgcagactctgtgtcctccacgcaatttgctttcccactcatctttgtgtcatccgcaaactgtgttaccctacactcggtcccctcctccagatcgtctatgtatatggtaaatagttgaggccccagcaccgatccctgtggcatgccacaagtcactgattgccaaccggaaaagcacccatttattccgactctgctttctgttagatagccaatccacaatccacgctaacaccgtacccccaactctgtgtacctttatcttatgcagcaacattttgtgaggcaccttatcgaatgccttctggaaatctaaatacaccacatccaccggttcccctctgtcaaccgcactcgttatatcctcaaaaaattccagtaaattagtcaaaaacatgactttcccttcatgaatccatgctgcgtatgcttgattgaaccattcttttccaggtgtcctgctatttcttccttaatgatagattccagcattttcccaactatggatgttaagctaaccggcctgtagttacctgccttttgtctacctccttttttaaacagtggcgtcacattagctgttttccaatcagctggcacctccccagaatcCAGTGAAtgttgataaattacaactaatgcatttgctatcacttctgccgtttcttttagtaccctgggatgcatcccatccggaccaggggacttgtctaccctttagtcccattagcctatccagcattacctctttagtaataatgatcgttttaaggtcctcaccccctacagtcccatgaccgtcaattattggtaagctatttgtgtcctccactgtgaagaccgacacaaaaaacgtatttaaggcctcggccatttcctcgtttcctattattaaatcctcctcctcatcttctaagggaccaacatctCTTTTCTACTATTAGTTATTTTGTATTTTAGTTGATCAATTAATGAGAATAACAGTCCACATACACagacttccaaaaggcaattAATGAGGTTCTACACAATAGATTTGCCGGTGAAGTTGAAGTCCATGGAATAAAGGACAGCGGTAGCATGGATGCAAAGTTGGCTAACTAATAGTAAACTGCAGTGGTGGCCAGTTATTTTTTTGGATTGAAGGAAGATATACGTGCAGTGGTCTTCCTCAGggccactgcttttcttgatctatattCATGATTTATTCTTGGGTACACAGGgcagaatttcaaaatttgcagatggcacaaaacaaACAAGAACGTGGCACTATGAaccgtgaggaggatagtgatggaGGTCAAGGAGACAGAAATAAGCTGGTGGAACGAGAGGACGCTGCCATATACATTTTAACACATGAATGCAAAGTGGCACATTTTGGGAGACAGAATAAACCAAAGACACGATTCTGAAAGGGATGTCGaacaattcaaatttcatcatctgccatggtgggattcaaacccaggtccccagagaattaccccgagtctctggattactagtccaatgacaataccaccactgcctccccttcagcctcaactggagtgtattgtgttcaattccatGCTTCacaatttaggaaggatgtgaaggcattagagagagtgaagAAAGGATTTGCACAAGATGAGGGAGTTACTTGGATAGATTTAATAAGCGGTCTTTGTTCTAAAAGATCGTTgagagatttggtagaggtgttcaaaatcatgagggtcgaGACAGAGTAAATATAGAGGAACTCCCCATTTGCAGAGTCAAAAACCAGACGGCATAAATTTAAAGCAACTGGCAAAAGAACAAACGGTGACATGGGGAAGAAATTATTTTATGCAGCCAGTGCCAACAATCTTGTGTGCACTGTTTGAAAGGATGTTAGAGGCAGATTCCATTGCAGCTGTCGAAACAGAACTCAATAATTTGCAAGAAAAAAATTTCAAGTCCACACGGAAAGGAACATGAAGTGGGACAATCTAAACTGCTTTTGCAAAGAGTCGGAACAGACagtatgggctgaatgacctactggtgctgaaagcattctttatgatacagaacttgaatattgagaAGAGAGACATATTGCCAaaatttttcatcttgcactattcaggacaaatgcaagaataccaaatttcaaacaattacaacaatttataccacagaaGAAAAAAGTGCTGATTTGTGTTTGTCCTTATGAGTGTAAGACGAACAGCATTGGCAGTACACCTATCTTTATAGTTGCCCATCAAATCCGCAAAAGGATCACTGTCAAAATTCAACAATTGAAGGAGAAAATAAGCAACCTCTCCTTCCAATTGCAGCAGCAACAATTTAATCTCTACCTTGCCTCCCAACTACTCGGCCAGATGAATAATGCAAACACTTCCCATTCCCTCTCAAATATGCAAGATCCAGCCTGTCTGGTTCTTAATCAGCTTGTGTCTTATAAGCTAACATGGTCCAGCATTATTCTTCTTGTACAAAACACCTCCAGAGGCTGAACCATAACCTTCACAATCTCGGAAACCTATCTGTCCATGAGATGAGCTTCCTGCTTCAGTTAGATTGTATAATTCCACCTCCACTTCAGCACTTTAACCCTGACTTAGCTCATTTGCAGCTGAAACCCTCGTGTGTCTTTGCTTAATTGCCTCAAATGATTGCAATGCGCTCCAGGATGGCCTCCCAACTGCCACCCTTCGTTAACCTGAACTTTACTGGCTGTgttctaacttgcaccaagtgaaGTTTTCTCATTATCCCTGTGACTAACTGGTGCAAGTAACacagattttaaaattcccatccctcGTTTTCAAATCATTGCTAGGCTTCACATCTCCCCAATATGTAGGTCATCCAGCCTACAACCATCCAACATCTTCACACTCCTTTAATTCTGCTCCCTTGCGCATCCTTGATTTTAAGCACTCTACCAAGCCTTCAGTTGCTTAGTCCTGAAGCTACGGAATTCTGTCTCTAAACCCCATTTCGTAAAACCTCACTCTTTCTCCAAGCATTTAGTCACCTATCCTAATCTTGAGTAGCATGATGTTAAtggatagattttttaaaaaataacataaCAAAGAATACATCAAGCAGAATATTCCTCTGCCCCTCCTTAATGTAAAGTTTAATTTACCAAATTTGAATATCTAGCAGGATTCTAAACATATTACCATAAAGTAGTACTTAATCAACCAGCCTCCTGTAAAGAACCTCAGAACGCAGCTGGTTTTATTTCATCTGAATTTTTTATTACACAAGGATGTTTAGATCGGCCCACGTACTTTACACTTCCCCTACAACCTCCTAACCACACCCTGGGCTACAAACACCAGTTTCTAAAGAAAGAGAATTGCATACACTTAATAAAATACTGAAAAGGACGAATACAATTGCTTaccatgtcagctgtgactccatGCTTGATGTATTGAGAAAATTGCTTCTTGTAGGCATCCTCATCCTCATCCACCAGGTAGCGCATGTACTCTGCTATGTTCACCCCAAAGATGTGTTTACGATGGACTTCAGGGTTGAATTCCTTGCTCTCACAGTCATAACCTGGGAATCGCTTGGTGCTGGGAAATTAAAAATCATTTGTGCATTAAGTATTTCAATCATTTTTCTGTTTTGCAGAAGTTATAAGGTCCTTTCAGTCCAGTCTTTAAACAAAAATTATTCTTTGCACTTGATATATCATAAAATGGTAAGTCAAAACCATAGTAATATGAGTTTGAAATTTACTTGCGTTATTTTTGTGTAGATTTATAACAGAGACCATGACATTATTATTGTATTGACACTCGGCATGGCTGATCCACATTTATGTTCCGGTTGGATAATGCCTCATTTCAAAGGCATTGTCACGGTCAGGAATTAGTAGAGTTATGAATCCAATCCCCTATATAATACACCACTTCCACCCATCAGTACAAAAGCAACAGTCAAAAGCCTTGCTTTTTCCAAGTTTGCACTATTTGCACTTCAACATCAAGCATCAAATCACAAAATTGAAGCTTGAAATCATGAAATGTCAtcaaattctttttttaaaaaaagacaatgcCTGAACATCTCCCATACCTGTGTGGAATAGACAGGCCACCGTCGACTGCACCTTTCAAAGCTCCAAAGACTTTGTTGCCTGTGGTGGTTCTGGCAAGTCCAGCATCAAGGTAGCAGGTGAAAGCACTAGGCTTCCCATCGAtactttccacattgtattcatcACCAGTCACATCTACCTGACCCTCATAGACCTTATCCAAACCAAATTTGTTCAGCAGCTTTTAAAAACAAAGGACAAAAAGTTATTACAGGTTTTATCTCGTCAAAAGCAAACCCATAATAACGGCAATGCTCAGAACGTTATATTGTCCATAACCAAGCTTTAATGTTCATAATTTAGCTTATCTATGGTATACATTGTGGATAGCTATATTCCAATACATAGCAAACAAATTTCATGCAAATCGTGCAGTGAAATGTTTTCATCAAAATCCCTACAATGTGACGAGAGGCACAGTAGGTTCAAGCACTGCCCTATCATTAATACCAGGAAGAAAAGATATTTCGTTCAGAGACTGGGATTAAAGcaagaaatactcaacaggtcagatagcgtctgtggagagaaatggaGTTGACATTTCAGAACTGTTCTGGTGAAAGGTTAGTGACCTGAAACTTtcactttctctccacagatgctgtcttgacctgttgagtatttccagtttttatttcagactttgtGCACTATACTATTTTTGTACTGGGGTTAAAGCATGTTGTTCATGCTGAGTAGACGACACTTCATTCCACACGTGGCCCAATGCAGCAGCTATGGAAGAACTTGATGCTGACATTAGGACCTAAAAGCAAACTATTGCCACAGAATATTCACCAAACACTTAAAGAATACATCTTAATTGCTTCAAAAAGCCAGATTACAGAAAATCTGTGCATAGTTTTGATACGTCAGGATTATGATTGAAAGCTTGGATGCTGAATTTTAACACCAGTGATACATTCCCCAGGAACAGAAACCAAACGagagaatgttggaaaatctcagcaggtctggcagcatctttaaggagagaaatgagctgacgttccgagtccagatgactctttatcaaagctttgacaatggggcatctggacttgaaacgtcagctcttttctctgctgagattttccagcattttctcttctggtttcagtttccagcatccgcagtaacttgccTTTTTCCTCAGGAAAAGCATCTTCATATTGACTGCCAAGATGGACCTTCAGCCAAAGCCACAAACTTTGCACTCTTGCAGCCAATCACGTCTAATATCCctcctcacccttcacctcaGCTGGTCACGCACAAGGCAGAACCAGATGGTTTGCAAAAATGGCTTCCTATTCTACTTCAAGCAGAATCTCTGGTCACATATACTCTCCATGACGAAGACCGCCTATTTCCAACCCTCCAACTTAATCCAACTGCACATCCACCACAGCCTCTGTGCTTCTGAAAACCTCATTATACTCGTCTCCTCCCCAGATGCACCTGTTCCAGGCTCTTCTGGCTGACTTTCCATTCTCCACCACGACTAAACTTCAACTCATCCAAACTACTGATGTCTGGCTCACCAATCACCCATCTCCGTCAATATACTTACACCCCATATCACCAACTCCTCAAATTGAAAATATTATTCCTTGTGTTGAAATTCCTTTAAGGGATAGCCAATCCCCATAGCTTCCTGTAACCTCCAAACACAGAGGGATTAACAATAGGCATCCAATAAGCTATGGGAAAATTCAGCAAGAATAAGACACAGCTGATGCATTTGcaccaatcttcagccagaaatgccaggTGGACAACCCAtttcggcctcctccagaggtcccgaGTCGCAGATgtaagtcttcagccaattcgattcaccccATGTGATAATAaaaggctgaaggcactggatactgcaaagactatgggccctgacaatatcccAGCAGCAGcactaaagacttgtgctccagaacttgtcacatctctagccaagctgttccagtacagctacaacactggcatccactcagcaacatggaaaattgcccaggtatgtcccatACACGCAAGAAactggacaaatccaacctggccaattaccggcccactagtctactctcgatcatcaaagtgatggaaggggtcgtcaacagtgctatcaagtggcacttactcagcaataacctgctcactgccgctcagtttgggttccaccaaggccactcagctcctgaaatCATTAGTcttggtcaaacatggacaaaaaagttgAATGCCAGAGGCAAGGTGAGACTgagtgtccttgacatcaagcagcatttgaccgagtgtggcatcaatcagccccagcaaaactggaatcaatgggaattgtggggaaacCCTCTGCTGGCTGAAGTCATGCCtggaacaaaggaagatgattgtggtggttggaggtcagtcatctcagctccaggacatcactgcaggagtttgtcAGGGGAATGTCAccaaggcccaaccattttcagctgcttcattaatgaccttccctccatcataaggtcagaagtgggaatggtcGCCGATGACTGCACGATATTCAGtatcatttgcgactcctcagatactgaaggagtTCATGTGCAAAtgcagcttgggctgacaagtggtaagtaacattcgtgccacacaactgccaggcaacacccacaacccataaatgaatgaaaacaaagaaTTTAAGTAGCACTCGGTAGCCTGGAGCATTGAATTTTAACTATTCTAGCTAGGGCCTGTAGGCCCATGCCTTGACATATCCCTTTCCAACGTGACCCACCCCGCAAAATCAACAAACCACATACCTGACTTTTGTCTTTCGTGCACCTCCGCTGATGCTTGTGTCTTCAACTGGCTCCAAGACCttgattccctccctaaacccctccaGGTCAATCTCTACCTTTCACACCATCTTGGGTGGAGTTTTTAGTAACCCTCCAAATAACTTCCCTTTTGACTCTGATTTCACCTTtgggaagcaccttgggatgttttttcAACATTAAAGACATTGCATAAATTAAAATTACTGCTGTTCATGTTAACAGTCAGATGTTTTAGAAAAGGTAAATCTTATGACTAAGAACTCCTCTATACATCTAACTATTGCAACAgcgagaaagacttgcatttattcagcacctttcatgacctcaggacatcccaaagtgctttacagtcaatgaaatgcTTTGGATGTATAGCCACTACTGTAAAGTAGACAAAATAGGCAATTCAAAGACCATTGTAAAACTTTGTGCCCAAAACCTTACATTTTGTAGTTGGTTACTCAAGACAAGAATGATATGCATCACATGCAGCTTCACTACAATTTGTCGTTAACAGCCATTAAAATCCAAGTATTAAAAGTTCTAAATCCTACAAAAAGAATCTTAATAAGGAAATTGTCTTAACAAGTGTACCTTCAATAAATTAAGAGCCTTAAAATAATGCAAGCAAAAATCCTGGAAGCCACTGAACTTACCCTGCGGGCAAGAAGCAGACCAGTGCAATATGATGCAGCATAGTTGGTGAGCCCAACCTTTATGCCATACTTGGGTAATTCATGGCCGTAGGCAGCAGATACAATGATATCGCCCTCAATTTTAGCATACGCAATCTGTAAAATAAAGTATAATCATTTGTAGTACATTTATGTTGAATTGAGTTTGACTTGCACGGCTTTAAACATTACCAAAAATTGAAATGTTCAATAACTTTCTTAATAGCCCCATTTTAATATGGAAGAGATTATTAATGCAAGTCCTTTACCTGGCATATGATGTCCCGGTTGGTAAATCGTACAATCATCCGGTACTTTGGCGTGTTGTACTTGTTCTTGTCCTGTACCACCAAGCGTTTTCGTGCAAAGTAATCAGTCTTTCCCTCTGGAAATGGGAGAAAGGACATTTTATAATAATCTCATCACTGAATATAGAAACTTTGCTAATTAAAATATGGGTTTGAATTCTAGGAAGTTAACAGATTCCCCAATTTACTTGCCTCTCCTCCTCCTAAACTTTACTTGGTACCGCTTGAAGTACGCCTTGCTTTTCACAACTTTAACAAATCCCTATGTTTGAAGGAGAAATAATAGTTAGTGTTGTTAAGAGAACACTAAGGTGAAAATTTCCAAAATCTGTTTAGATACTTGACAAACTGTCACACATCCTAGCTGTTCCACAGACATTGTCACTCTTATACCAATTGTGAGCAGTTTCACAAACAAATTTACATCACCGCTAAATATATATGAATAAAGAAAGCCATTTGCACCTGAACCATAAAACAATCGAAAGCTGACACAGTCTACCTCACAAGTATCTATCTTTTGCAATCATCGTTGGGAAGTAGGTTACATAAATTTCCACAAACATGCACTGACGCCCACTTACTTTGCTATATTTCCTAGCGACAAGTTAACAAAATCACCCAAACTCACATGTACCATATTTGAATTATTAACAGTTTGGTCAACTGAAAGTAATTTGGAGATGCCAGCTAGAGATTAGTGACATTAGCACAAGGTTAAAATCTCTGTATCCATACCCCATCTCAACAACTTGGAGCACTGTAAGGAAATTATGTCATATACTTCAGGAGCCAATAGTCAAAGACAGCAACAAATAAAGCCCAAAGATGAGGGACAAGAGTTGCTACATAGCAAGGGCTTGGCTGGATTTTCAATTTCAGGATTTTGTCACCAAGAATGATAATGCTTCCTTTATATTTGAGTTAGACATTTTTGCACATGTTCCTAATATTAATACCCTCAATCTCATCAGTTTTATTTGCTCAGaaataaaaagttttttttaaaaacactgcaatgaagttactgtgaaaatcccctagtcgccacactccggcgcctgttcgggtacactgagggaatttagcatggccaatgcacctacccagcacgtcttttggactgtgagaggcaaccaaaacactcggaggaaacccatgcagacatggggaggatgtgcaaactccacacagacagttacccaagccgggaatcgaactcggcacTGTGAGGACATTGTGTCGCCGTGATTTGCATTAGCACTGAACAAGAGCAAATTAGCCTTTGCAGGATAAGCTCTGATACTTAATATACCTCAATCTGAAAGCACATGATGAAAAATAAAAATTTCAACTGAGATTCTTTTACTTTCACTACTGCAAACACCATGAGTATTAGTTACATCAGTGAGCTATGGTTTCAAATTAAAATGAATGACTGCCCAGATTCGAGTGCTTTAACTATATATATGTTATTGAAACTTGGGTACCATCAGAAGAATTGACCTTATGGAGTGGAGCAGGCTGTGTAAAGGCAATTTCAATCAGGATCAGTCATTCAATGTCTGCGGTTTGAATAAATATTGGTTAACCAGAGATTTTGTTTGTTTCCTGTCTACAAGATGTTTCCTACTTGATTCCTTTGGAAGCCAAGGCTCAGCTGAAGTACCAAAAAGGCAAGCTtaaaagagagagatagacactttcagggaagaaattccagagtttaaccAAATGGCAATTAATAATGGCAATCTTCCAAAATCTTAACATTTTCCCTCCTCAAATGTTAAGATAAACAGACCAACACGTGTTAGCTACTTCAAGACCAAGACCGTGGCCACACCAcaatcagcaccttccaaattaaaAGCAACGCTCTCCTATTTTATCAGCATCTGTTTCAATATACTACTCAACTCCCTGTGCTCAGATTTTCATACTTTCAATGTATATTCAGCTGAACGCTGGTATTGAGATAATCGATGCTTTAAAAGAAAAAGATTTTGTGGCGATTTATTTCAGACTATTTACAGCAACAGGAGTTCACTACAAGCCTCAGTTAATAGGGTCACTGATTCAAACGGTTTCATAAGTGGAACGGATTTTTACCTACACGGCCTTGTTTGCTGAATTGAGACATTGTGTTACTGATACAGGTCCCCGGGTCTGTCCACGTAGTGGAcaagtcacaggtgaacagtgtCCAGTGTAATGGACATCTCCAGTTCCCACGAAATGAAAGCATGCGGTGCTCACACCGATTGTCGGCTTACTTTCTAAAACACTGACCGTCAACCACCTAAAATAAACAGCACTAATAGTACTGGCAGGTCTGAAATAAGCATGAATGCAAATGGTTAATTCCTTTTTAACCAAAATAAGCATCAGCCCATTTTAAATCCGGTCATTTTAAACAGTGGGGATCATGTGTCCAGTAAGACTTTCCTGAAGATGTTAGTCAGAGCCTCCTGAAAATTCCTCAGCCTTTCactatgttgcaatgttacttttAAAATTGTATATACTCCTTGCTTTTCCATTATTATTTTAGTTGAGAGGATAGCCAAAGTGCGCTTTCTTTTCCACACCTTTGAAATCACATCAACCTCTAAAGATATTTTTTACATCAGGAATGCTATTAATGTGTAATTCTCCCACAGTCACCTGCACTTCTAACTGTCGATGACATAAACCACATggaaacagaatcatagaatccctgcagtgctgaaggagaccaattggctcattgagtctgcgccgacaacaatcgcacccccaggccctatccccataaccccactgctGGGTCACGATTGAAGTTTTGTTGCAGCAGGCGAAACACAGATCCGGTCCTGCACATTTCCACGCCTGTATTTTCCCATGTGATTGCTATTTCTTAATAGCCATGTGATTGCTATTTCTTAAATGGGTATAGTGTTGTGGTTATAAACTGCACGAGCAAACCAGAAACCTTGACAATGTTCCAGAGAACACAAGTTCCAATTCCACCACAACAATTTGAGAATTTTGAAGTTggtatcagtaaaagtgaccaaGAAGATGTGGAATTGTAAGAACCAACTGATTTACCAACGGTCGCTAGGGAAGGAAACATTCTGTCTTTACCCAATATGGtttatgtgactccagtctcCAACAAAGCCAGTCAGTCCTATCAAACCTCACAGGGACGGGCAATCAAACCTCGTAGGGATGCCCtgtttccaaaatgcataacgCAGCTGTGTGAACAGTACACCATTAACATTAAGACATTACTTGATTAGTGAAAATGACATTGTTCACATTCAGAAAGTGTGCATCTCTGCTGCTTGAAACTTGCATCTTACACCATAAACTGAAATATTCCATTTTGCAAACCCTTGCCATTAAAGTAACTTAATGGAATGTAATATTGGACAAACTGCAATAACCGTTAACAAAACTGTCGGAGATTGTTGTCTGTGTCCCCCAGCATCTAAAAATACTGAACTCTCTCATTATATATACCATCTTACAAGTATTTTAAAGACTAGTAGCACCAAATTCAACCAAggggtatttttaaaaaagtagcgCCTATAAATGAGATAAAAACCACGGGTGCCCACGTTTTTTGAATAAAAAGTAGTGATTTAAAGGAATTAAAGTTCTAAAGAAAGTTGGCACCAAACGACAAATCAGACCATTAACTTTTTTGTACGGTAGAACCCGAGGCCTAAGTGGAGTAAAGACCATCCCAGGACAAGCATCTATCTCACACCAAGTGATTTAAGCCAGTGTGCAGTTATAGCCCGGGAGGGGTAAAGTGCAgaataatatattttttaaaaacccctttaGTCCAGAACATTGTGTTATTCACAGattctcgc from Mustelus asterias chromosome 8, sMusAst1.hap1.1, whole genome shotgun sequence includes:
- the LOC144497505 gene encoding large ribosomal subunit protein uL18A, whose product is MGFVKVVKSKAYFKRYQVKFRRRREGKTDYFARKRLVVQDKNKYNTPKYRMIVRFTNRDIICQIAYAKIEGDIIVSAAYGHELPKYGIKVGLTNYAASYCTGLLLARRLLNKFGLDKVYEGQVDVTGDEYNVESIDGKPSAFTCYLDAGLARTTTGNKVFGALKGAVDGGLSIPHSTKRFPGYDCESKEFNPEVHRKHIFGVNIAEYMRYLVDEDEDAYKKQFSQYIKHGVTADMIEDLYKKAHAAIRENPVHEKKPKREVKKKRWNRPKMSLAQRKDRIAQKKASFLRAQEQNGDS